The Streptomyces sp. CC0208 genome window below encodes:
- a CDS encoding pyridoxal phosphate-dependent aminotransferase, translating to MEFRQSSKLSEVCYEIRGPVIEHADALEEAGHSVLRLNTGNPALFGFEAPEEILQDMIRMLPQAHGYTDSRGILSARRAVAGRYQTLGLEVGVDDVFLGNGISELISMAVQALVEDGDEILIPAPDFPLWTAVTTLAGGKAVHYLCDEQADWYPDLDDMASKITDRTKAVVIINPNNPTGAVYPKEIIEGILDLARRHGLMVFADEIYDQILYDDAVHHSVAALAPDLVVLTFCGLSKTYRVAGFRSGWLVVTGPKQHAKSYLEGLTMLASMRLCANAPAQYAIQAALGGRQSIHELTAPGGRLYEQRTVAWEKLNEIPGVSCVKPKGSLYAFPRLDPKVHKIHDDEKFVLDLLLREKIQVVQGTGFNWPTPDHFRVLTLPHAQDLEAAIGRIGRFLSGYRQ from the coding sequence ATGGAGTTCCGGCAGTCGAGCAAGCTCAGCGAGGTCTGTTACGAGATCCGCGGCCCGGTGATCGAGCACGCCGACGCACTGGAGGAGGCGGGCCACAGCGTGCTGCGCCTCAACACCGGCAACCCCGCGCTGTTCGGCTTCGAGGCGCCGGAGGAGATCCTCCAGGACATGATCCGGATGCTCCCGCAGGCCCACGGCTACACCGACTCGCGCGGCATCCTCTCCGCCCGCAGGGCCGTGGCGGGGCGCTACCAGACCCTGGGCCTGGAGGTCGGCGTGGACGACGTCTTCCTCGGCAACGGCATCTCCGAACTGATCTCGATGGCCGTACAGGCGCTCGTCGAGGACGGCGACGAAATCCTCATCCCCGCCCCCGACTTCCCCCTCTGGACGGCGGTCACCACGCTCGCCGGCGGCAAGGCGGTCCACTACCTCTGCGACGAACAGGCCGACTGGTACCCGGACCTGGACGACATGGCCTCGAAGATCACCGACCGCACCAAGGCCGTCGTCATCATCAACCCGAACAACCCCACCGGCGCGGTCTACCCCAAGGAGATCATCGAGGGCATCCTCGACCTCGCCCGCCGGCACGGCCTGATGGTCTTCGCCGACGAGATCTACGACCAGATCCTGTACGACGACGCCGTGCACCACTCGGTCGCCGCCCTCGCCCCCGACCTGGTCGTCCTGACCTTCTGCGGCCTGTCGAAGACGTACCGGGTGGCGGGCTTCCGCTCGGGCTGGCTGGTGGTCACCGGCCCCAAGCAGCACGCGAAGAGCTACCTGGAGGGCCTGACCATGCTGGCCTCCATGCGGCTGTGCGCCAACGCCCCCGCCCAGTACGCCATCCAGGCCGCGCTCGGCGGCCGCCAGTCCATCCACGAGCTGACCGCACCCGGCGGCCGACTGTACGAACAGCGCACCGTGGCCTGGGAGAAGCTCAACGAGATCCCCGGCGTCTCGTGTGTGAAGCCGAAGGGCTCGCTGTACGCCTTCCCGCGACTGGACCCCAAGGTCCACAAGATCCACGACGACGAGAAGTTCGTCCTGGACCTGCTGCTGCGGGAGAAGATCCAGGTCGTCCAGGGCACCGGCTTCAACTGGCCGACCCCGGACCACTTCCGCGTCCTGACGCTGCCTCACGCACAGGACCTGGAGGCGGCCATCGGGCGGATCGGGCGGTTCCTGAGCGGGTACCGGCAGTAG
- a CDS encoding VWA domain-containing protein yields the protein MITRKRLAAGVCALLAALTAGIAFPVTAAAGEPTGGTAPQVDLVLDVSGSMRTADIDGGTRMAAAKRAFNEVLDATPEEVQLGIRTLGANYPGDNQKTGCKDTAQLYPVSTLDRTEAKTQVATLSPTGWTPIGPALLKSAGDFTDSASSKRIVLISDGEDTCAPLDPCEVAREIGAKGIGLTIDTLGLVPNTKMRKQLSCIAEATGGTYTSVEHADELTDKVNQLVDRAADPVVTPVATEGAGTCATAPTLKSGLYTDREEFTQQRWYRVDVDPGQELRASVSVGADRAVNPSYGVLLRAVTVHGREIVRGEGAGNGRTDVISTGLRYPKADSDDEDAPAEAVCLQITNSFSAASGVKTTPGLPLELTVDVVDAPSKASDVASFGLGRGWWLLGVLILAGFVAGLLWGWLSRWRVAVWRTN from the coding sequence ATGATCACAAGAAAACGGCTGGCGGCAGGAGTGTGCGCCCTGCTCGCCGCCCTGACGGCCGGGATCGCCTTCCCGGTCACGGCGGCAGCCGGTGAACCCACGGGCGGCACCGCACCCCAGGTCGATCTCGTCCTCGACGTGAGCGGCTCGATGCGGACGGCGGACATCGACGGCGGCACCCGGATGGCGGCGGCGAAGCGGGCCTTCAACGAGGTGCTGGACGCGACGCCCGAGGAGGTCCAGCTCGGCATCCGGACCCTCGGCGCCAACTACCCGGGCGACAACCAGAAGACGGGCTGCAAGGACACCGCGCAGCTCTACCCGGTCAGCACCCTGGACCGCACCGAGGCCAAGACGCAGGTGGCGACGCTCTCGCCCACCGGCTGGACACCGATCGGCCCCGCGCTGCTGAAGTCGGCCGGCGACTTCACCGACAGCGCCTCCTCCAAGCGGATCGTGCTGATCAGCGACGGTGAGGACACCTGCGCCCCGCTCGACCCGTGCGAGGTGGCCCGCGAGATCGGCGCCAAGGGCATCGGGCTGACCATCGACACCCTCGGCCTGGTCCCGAACACCAAGATGCGGAAGCAGCTGAGCTGCATCGCGGAGGCGACCGGCGGTACCTACACCTCCGTCGAGCACGCCGACGAACTCACCGACAAAGTCAACCAGTTGGTGGACCGCGCGGCCGACCCGGTGGTGACGCCCGTGGCCACCGAGGGGGCCGGCACCTGTGCCACGGCGCCCACGCTGAAGTCCGGGCTGTACACCGACCGCGAGGAGTTCACCCAGCAGCGCTGGTACCGGGTGGACGTCGACCCGGGCCAGGAGCTGCGGGCCTCGGTGAGCGTGGGAGCCGACCGGGCCGTGAACCCGTCGTACGGGGTGCTGCTGCGGGCGGTGACCGTGCACGGCCGGGAGATCGTGCGCGGGGAGGGTGCGGGCAACGGCCGTACCGACGTGATCTCCACGGGACTCAGGTACCCGAAGGCGGACAGCGACGACGAGGACGCCCCCGCCGAGGCCGTCTGCCTCCAGATCACCAACTCCTTCTCGGCCGCCTCCGGGGTGAAGACCACGCCGGGTCTGCCTCTCGAACTGACCGTCGATGTCGTGGACGCGCCGTCCAAGGCGAGCGACGTGGCCTCCTTCGGTCTCGGGCGCGGCTGGTGGCTGCTCGGTGTGCTGATCCTCGCCGGCTTCGTCGCCGGTCTGCTGTGGGGCTGGCTGTCTCGCTGGCGGGTAGCGGTCTGGAGGACCAACTGA
- a CDS encoding TetR/AcrR family transcriptional regulator, protein MATRDSTDSPRRRIVEAAVELLENGGPDAVSTRAVAAAAGMQPPAIYRLFGDKEGLLEAVAEHGYAQFLERKRAQLDPAPQDPVEELRRGWDMVVEFGISRPELFAVMNRAVGRGSGAAHRAGLEILHGRVRRLAAGGWLRVDEELATQIIQATGQGAVITWNSTPADRRNPALLTVLRESMVAAVTRAEPTVPASESGPSAAARALRAALPDGADVLSDAEQRLLREWLTRLAADGAASHA, encoded by the coding sequence CGTCGAGCTGCTGGAGAACGGCGGCCCCGACGCGGTGAGCACTCGCGCGGTCGCGGCCGCGGCCGGAATGCAGCCGCCGGCGATCTACCGCCTCTTCGGCGACAAGGAGGGGCTTCTCGAGGCCGTCGCCGAGCACGGCTACGCGCAGTTCCTGGAGAGAAAACGCGCGCAGCTCGACCCCGCCCCGCAGGACCCGGTGGAGGAGCTGCGCCGCGGCTGGGACATGGTGGTCGAGTTCGGGATCTCCCGCCCCGAGTTGTTCGCGGTGATGAACCGGGCCGTCGGCCGGGGATCGGGCGCAGCGCACCGCGCGGGCTTGGAGATCCTCCACGGGCGGGTGCGTCGACTGGCGGCCGGCGGGTGGTTGCGGGTCGACGAGGAGTTGGCCACCCAGATCATCCAGGCAACCGGCCAGGGCGCGGTCATCACCTGGAACTCCACCCCTGCGGACCGCCGCAATCCGGCGCTGTTGACCGTCCTGCGTGAGTCCATGGTCGCGGCGGTCACTCGCGCCGAGCCGACGGTCCCCGCCTCGGAGTCCGGTCCCTCCGCGGCGGCCCGCGCACTGCGCGCCGCCCTCCCCGACGGTGCCGATGTCCTGAGCGACGCCGAGCAGCGCCTGCTGCGTGAGTGGCTCACGCGCCTGGCGGCGGACGGTGCAGCGTCCCATGCCTGA
- a CDS encoding IucA/IucC family siderophore biosynthesis protein, with amino-acid sequence MHRPPAAEARFAEELAVLRPDLVARYAAELPGARAAVLSRLWRGLTHEPLPWIAAREAGREGLTLRLSDGRRLQGPHPDPFATAAHVTAVRLDEVAHDDPARLMTGLGVPHGADFAAELADSVASMALSRAGQPPGSKEWPTHDWQWEQRIVDGHPYHPNCRSRPGFSVAEQLAYGPEHRPLVRLGLMPVPVDECLLTGAWPAELRDGERLLLPVHPWQAEHVLKRPAQGGVEAHPLMSLRTLALTGGGPHVKTALSARLTSSVRDISVYSIGMSATLSEFAETLTARMDGLLHFTRTLGAVTANSPELAAVLRESPQAYGDRVLPVAALATTELPESPAWLAEFARLALTAGLRLLELGVALEAHGQNLLLVLSESGAPLRLVYRDLADIRVSPARLARHGIPVPALSGRVVTDDVTTLRRKLFGSLVAGALAGTAGSATALRGALETAVRDLPRTPDLTALLEQPLPTKALTLMRLSPGTPGDQWTELPNPLL; translated from the coding sequence GTGCACCGTCCCCCCGCCGCCGAGGCCCGGTTCGCCGAAGAGCTGGCCGTCCTGCGCCCCGACCTCGTGGCGCGGTACGCGGCCGAGCTGCCCGGCGCCCGCGCGGCCGTGCTGTCCCGGCTGTGGCGGGGGCTCACGCACGAGCCGCTGCCCTGGATCGCGGCGCGGGAGGCCGGCCGGGAGGGGCTCACCCTGCGTCTCTCGGACGGCCGTCGGCTGCAGGGGCCGCATCCGGACCCGTTCGCCACCGCCGCCCACGTCACCGCCGTACGGCTCGACGAGGTCGCCCACGACGATCCGGCGCGTCTGATGACCGGCCTCGGAGTGCCGCACGGGGCGGACTTCGCGGCCGAACTCGCCGACAGTGTCGCGTCGATGGCGCTGTCGAGGGCGGGGCAGCCGCCGGGCTCGAAGGAGTGGCCGACGCACGACTGGCAGTGGGAGCAGCGGATCGTCGACGGGCACCCCTACCACCCCAACTGCCGTTCCCGGCCGGGCTTCTCGGTGGCCGAGCAGCTGGCCTACGGGCCCGAGCACCGGCCACTGGTACGGCTGGGGCTGATGCCCGTGCCGGTCGACGAGTGCCTGCTTACGGGGGCGTGGCCGGCGGAGCTGCGGGACGGGGAGCGGCTGCTGCTGCCCGTGCATCCCTGGCAGGCGGAGCATGTGCTGAAGCGGCCCGCCCAGGGAGGTGTCGAGGCGCACCCGCTGATGTCCCTGCGCACCCTCGCCCTGACCGGCGGCGGACCGCATGTGAAGACCGCGCTCAGCGCACGGCTCACGTCCTCGGTGCGGGACATCTCCGTCTACTCGATCGGTATGTCGGCGACCCTCTCGGAGTTCGCGGAGACACTGACCGCACGCATGGACGGGCTCCTGCACTTCACCCGCACGCTGGGGGCGGTGACCGCCAACTCGCCCGAGCTGGCGGCCGTGTTGCGCGAGTCCCCGCAGGCGTACGGCGACCGGGTCCTGCCTGTCGCGGCCCTTGCCACCACGGAACTGCCCGAATCCCCGGCATGGCTGGCCGAGTTCGCCCGGCTGGCCCTCACCGCCGGGCTGCGGCTCCTGGAGCTCGGCGTCGCCCTGGAGGCCCACGGCCAGAACCTCCTCTTGGTCCTGTCCGAGTCGGGCGCGCCGCTCCGTCTGGTCTACCGGGACCTCGCCGACATCCGGGTCAGCCCGGCCAGGCTGGCGCGGCACGGCATCCCGGTTCCGGCCCTGTCCGGGCGGGTCGTCACGGACGACGTGACGACCCTGCGGCGCAAGCTGTTCGGCTCTCTGGTGGCCGGGGCCCTCGCGGGTACGGCGGGTTCGGCGACGGCGTTGCGAGGGGCGCTGGAGACGGCCGTACGGGACCTGCCGCGCACCCCTGATCTGACCGCGCTGCTCGAACAGCCGCTGCCCACGAAGGCGTTGACGCTGATGCGGCTCTCGCCGGGGACACCGGGCGACCAGTGGACCGAACTGCCCAACCCCCTTCTCTGA
- a CDS encoding winged helix-turn-helix transcriptional regulator: protein MSPRRSYDQYCSAARALDAVGDRWTLLIVRELLSGPRRYTDLHADLPGVSTDVLASRLKDMERDGLTTRRRLPPPGAAYVYELTSRGRELLPVLQALGTWGGPELAERRPTDAVRAHWFALPLLRSLEGEGLVEVRLEEGDFHLYVGAQDGPAYGHGAAPREPDARMVLDAETCEALSRGELDLPAAVRGGRVEVTGDGTIAKLLRTG, encoded by the coding sequence ATGTCACCTCGCCGAAGCTACGACCAGTACTGTTCCGCGGCCCGCGCCCTCGACGCCGTGGGCGACCGCTGGACCCTGCTGATCGTCCGGGAACTGCTGTCGGGGCCGCGCCGCTACACGGACCTGCACGCCGACCTGCCCGGCGTGAGCACGGACGTACTCGCCTCCCGGCTGAAGGACATGGAGCGCGACGGCCTGACCACACGGCGCCGGCTGCCCCCGCCCGGCGCGGCCTACGTCTACGAACTCACCTCGCGCGGACGCGAGTTGCTGCCGGTGCTCCAGGCCCTCGGCACCTGGGGCGGGCCCGAACTCGCCGAACGTCGGCCCACCGACGCCGTCCGCGCGCACTGGTTCGCGCTGCCCCTGCTGCGCTCGCTGGAGGGCGAGGGGCTCGTCGAAGTGCGGCTGGAGGAGGGGGACTTCCATCTGTACGTCGGCGCTCAGGACGGTCCCGCGTACGGCCACGGGGCGGCCCCCCGGGAGCCCGACGCCCGGATGGTCCTGGACGCGGAGACCTGCGAGGCCCTCAGCCGGGGGGAGTTGGACCTGCCGGCCGCGGTCCGCGGCGGCCGGGTCGAGGTGACCGGGGACGGGACGATCGCCAAGCTGCTGCGGACGGGGTGA